The proteins below are encoded in one region of Rhinolophus sinicus isolate RSC01 linkage group LG07, ASM3656204v1, whole genome shotgun sequence:
- the XAB2 gene encoding pre-mRNA-splicing factor SYF1 gives MVVMARLSRPERPDPVFDEEDLPYEEEIMRNQFSVKCWLRYIEFKQGAPKPRLNQLYERALKLLPCSYKLWYRYLKARRAQVKHRCVTDPAYEDVNNCHERAFVFMHKMPRLWLDYCQFLMDQGRVTHTRRTFDRALRALPITQHSRIWPLYLRFLRSHPLPETAVRGYRRFLKLSPESAEEYIEYLKSSDRLDEAAQRLATVVNDERFVSKAGKSNYQLWHELCDLISQNPDKVQSLNVDAIIRGGLTRFTDQLGKLWCSLADYYIRSGHFEKARDVYEEAIRTVMTVRDFTQVFDSYAQFEESMIAAKMETASELGREEEDDVDLELRLARFEQLISRRPLLLNSVLLRQNPHHVHEWHKRVALHQGRPREIINTYTEAVQTVDPFKATGKPHTLWVAFAKFYEDNGQLDDARIILEKATKVSFKQVDDLASVWCECGELELRHENYDQALRLLRKATALPARRAEYFDGSEPVQNRVYKSLKVWSMLADLEESLGTFQSTKAVYDRILDLRIATPQIVINYAMFLEEHKYFEESFKAYERGISLFKWPNVSDIWSTYLTKFIARYGGRKLERARDLFEQALDGCPPKYAKTLYLLYAQLEEEWGLARHAMAVYERATRAVEPAQQYDMFNIYIKRAAEIYGVTHTRGIYQKAIEVLSDEHAREMCLRFADMECKLGEIDRARAIYSFCSQICDPRTTGAFWQTWKDFEVRHGNEDTIREMLRIRRSVQATYNTQVNFMASQMLKVSGSATGTVSDLAPGQSGMDDMKLLEQRAEQLAAEAERDQPSRAQNKILFVRSDASREELAELAQQANPEEIELGEDEDEDEMDLEPNEVRLEQQSVPAAVFGSLKED, from the exons GATGAAGAGGACCTGCCCTACGAGGAGGAAATCATGCGGAACCAGTTCTCAGTCAAATGCTGGCTCCGCTACATCGAGTTCAAACAGGGGGCCCCGAAGCCCAGGCTTAATCAGCTATACGAGCGGGCGCTGAAGCTGCTGCCCTGCAG CTACAAACTCTGGTACCGGTACCTGAAAGCACGCCGGGCACAGGTGAAGCATCGCTGCGTGACTGACCCTGCCTATGAAGATGTCAACAACTGCCACGAGAGGGCCTTTGTGTTCATGCACAAG ATGCCACGTCTGTGGCTAGATTATTGCCAATTCCTGATGGACCAGGGCCGCGTCACTCACACCCGTCGCACTTTCGACCGTGCCCTCCGGGCGCTGCCCATCACACAGCACTCTCGTATTTGGCCCCTGTACCTGCGCTTCCTGCGCTCACACCCACTGCCTGAGACGGCCGTGCGGGGCTACCGGCGCTTCCTTAAG CTGAGCCCCGAGAGTGCAGAGGAGTACATCGAGTACCTCAAGTCGAGCGACCGGCTGGATGAGGCTGCACAGCGCCTGGCCACCGTGGTGAATGATGAGCGCTTCGTGTCCAAGGCCGGCAAGTCCAACTACCAG CTGTGGCATGAGCTCTGCGACCTCATCTCCCAGAACCCAGACAAGGTGCAGTCACTCAACGTGGACGCCATCATCCGTGGGGGCCTCACCCGCTTCACCGACCAGCTGGGCAAGCTCTGGTGCTCGCTGGCCGATTACTACATCCGCAGTGGCCACTTTGAGAAG GCTCGGGACGTGTATGAGGAGGCCATCCGGACCGTGATGACCGTGCGGGACTTCACCCAGGTGTTCGACAGCTATGCCCAGTTCGAGGAGAGCATGATTGCAGCTAAGATGGAGACCGCCTCAGAGCTGGGGCgggaggaggagg ATGACGTGGACCTAGAGCTGCGCCTGGCCCGCTTCGAGCAGCTCATTAGCCGGCGGCCCCTGCTCCTCAACAGCGTCCTCCTGCGCCAGAACCCGCACCACGTGCACGAGTGGCACAAGCGCGTGGCCCTGCACCAGGGCCGCCCCCGGGAG ATCATCAACACGTACACGGAGGCCGTGCAGACGGTGGACCCCTTCAAGGCTACCGGCAAGCCCCACACGCTGTGGGTCGCGTTTGCCAAGTTCTATGAGGACAACGGGCAGCTGGATGAC GCCCGCATCATCCTGGAGAAGGCCACCAAGGTGAGCTTCAAGCAGGTGGACGACCTGGCGAGCGTGTGGTGTGAGTGTGGCGAGCTAGAGCTCCGGCACGAGAATTACGACCAGGCCTTGCGGCTGCTGCGG AAGGCAACAGCGCTGCCTGCCCGCCGGGCCGAGTACTTCGATGGCTCGGAGCCCGTGCAGAACCGCGTGTACAAGTCACTGAAGGTGTGGTCCATGCTCGCCGACTTAGAGGAGAGCCTTGGCACCTTTCAG TCCACCAAGGCTGTGTATGACCGCATCCTGGACCTGCGCATTGCCACGCCTCAGATCGTCATCAACTATGCCATGTTCCTGGAAGAGCACAAGTATTTCGAGGAGAGCTTCAAG GCATACGAGCGCGGCATCTCGCTGTTCAAGTGGCCCAATGTGTCTGACATCTGGAGCACCTACCTGACCAAATTCATCGCCCGCTATGGGGGCCGCAAGCTGGAGCGGGCGCGGGACCTCTTTGAGCAGGCGCTGGATGGCTGCCCCCCTAAATATGCAAAGA CCCTGTACCTGCTGTATGCACAGCTGGAGGAGGAATGGGGCCTGGCCCGGCACGCCATGGCCGTGTACGAGCGGGCCACCCGCGCTGTGGAGCCTGCCCAGCAGTATGACATGTTCAACATCTACATCAAGCGGGCAGCCGAGATCTACGGGGTCACCCACACCCGGGGCATCTACCAGAAGGCCATTGAG GTGCTGTCTGACGAGCACGCCCGAGAGATGTGCCTGCGGTTTGCGGACATGGAGTGCAAGCTCGGGGAGATAGACCGCGCCCGGGCCATCTACAGCTTCTGCTCCCAGATCTGCGACCCCCGG ACGACCGGGGCCTTCTGGCAAACGTGGAAGGACTTCGAGGTCCGGCACGGCAACGAGGACACCATCCGCGAGATGCTGCGCATCCGCCGCAGCGTGCAGGCCACCTACAACACGCAGGTCAACTTTATGGCCTCGCAGATGCTCAAGGTGTCGGGCAGCGCCACGGGCACCG TGTCCGACCTCGCCCCCGGGCAGAGTGGCATGGACGACATGAAGCTGCTGGAGCAGCGGGCAGAGCAGCTAGCGGCTGAGGCCGAGCGTGACCAGCCCTCGAGGGCCCAGAACAAGATCTTGTTTGTGAG GAGCGACGCGTCCCGGGAGGAGCTGGCTGAGCTGGCGCAGCAGGCCAACCCGGAGGAGATCGAGCTGGGTGAGGACGAGGATGAGGACGAGATGGACCTGGAGCCCAATG aGGTGCGGCTGGAGCAGCAGAGCGTGCCGGCTGCCGTGTTCGGGAGCCTGAAGGAAGAttga